One Silene latifolia isolate original U9 population chromosome 4, ASM4854445v1, whole genome shotgun sequence DNA segment encodes these proteins:
- the LOC141651094 gene encoding PLAT domain-containing protein 3-like has protein sequence MANLAGAFTSLTLLLAFALLVSSQDCNYVVHLKTGDEDGAGTDARVELKLYDAQGHKVEIHNLWNHGIMESGHDYFERNTLDFFSFKNSTCVDVCKIELGQNNAGLQSGWYVSYLKVTTHYFDGHCTRNTFQLNQWLAVDEPPYSLNLKRDLCGNSIDQFNNTEPLLQLPVST, from the exons ATGGCAAATCTAGCAGGAGCCTTCACTAGTCTTACTCTCCTTCTCGCATTTGCACTTCTTGTGTCTTCT CAAGATTGCAACTATGTAGTCCATTTGAAGACCGGAGATGAGGATGGTGCGGGCACAGATGCTAGAGTAGAACTCAAATTATATGACGCACAAGGTCACAAGGTAGAAATACATAATCTATGGAACCATGGGATCATGGAATCCGGCCATGACTATTTTGAGAGGAATACCTTAGACTTTTTTAGCTTCAAAAATAGCACCTGTGTCGATGTTTGCAAAATCGAACTAGGACAAAACAATGCTGGCCTTCAGTCGGGTTGGTACGTTTCCTACCTAAAAGTCACCACTCATTACTTCGACGGTCATTGTACCCGAAACACGTTCCAACTTAATCAATGGCTAGCCGTCGATGAGCCACCTTACTCGCTTAACCTTAAAAGGGACCTTTGCGGTAACTCTATTGATCAGTTCAATAATACCGAGCCACTTCTTCAACTCCCAGTTTCAACTTAA